One window of the Trifolium pratense cultivar HEN17-A07 linkage group LG2, ARS_RC_1.1, whole genome shotgun sequence genome contains the following:
- the LOC123905169 gene encoding uncharacterized mitochondrial protein AtMg00810-like, which produces MQEIDRIKTILDHNFKIKDLGVVKYFLGLEVAHSKEGISISQRKYCLDLLNDSDISLYRRLVGKLLYLTNTRPDITYATQQLSQFLHSPTVKHYKVTCRVIRYLKHNPGRGLMFHRNTDIQLLGYSNADWAGCLDTRKSTTGYCFFLGSSLVSWKAKKQSTISKSSSEAEYRALSSATCELTWLLYLLKDLHIESSKQPVLFCDNQSALHITSNPVFHERTKHIEIDCHLVREKVQEGLMRLLPISTQDQLADFLTKALPAPKFNNFLSKLGLLDIYQASACGRMLSDASRSSTSRRVERNPTFPTGEKGDVVVDGDDDGEEGGELDVNWNEIDGG; this is translated from the exons ATGCAAGAAATAGATAGAATCAAAACTATTCTGGATCATAACTTCAAAATCAAGGATTTGGGAGTTGTGAAATACTTTCTTGGATTGGAAGTTGCACATTCCAAAGAAGGCATTAGTATATCTCAGAGGAAGTACTGTCTTGATCTGCTCAATGACTCAG ATATAAGCTTGTACAGGAGACTTGTAGGGAAACTATTGTATCTCACAAACACTAGGCCTGACATAACATATGCAACACAACAGCTAAGCCAGTTCTTGCATAGCCCTACTGTGAAACACTACAAAGTAACTTGTAGAGTTATTAGATATCTCAAGCATAATCCTGGTAGAGGTCTTATGTTCCACAGAAACACAGATATCCAACTCCTTGGATACTCAAATGCTGACTGGGCAGGGTGCTTAGATACAAGGAAATCAACAACTGGGTATTGCTTCTTCTTAGGCTCGTCATTAGTTTCATGGAAAGCTAAGAAGCAGTCAACTATATCCAAATCATCATCTGAAGCAGAATATCGAGCACTATCTTCAGCAACTTGTGAGTTAACCTGGCTGCTATACTTGCTGAAGGACTTACACATTGAAAGTTCCAAACAGCCAGTATTATTCTGTGATAACCAGAGTGCATTACACATAACTTCCAATCCTGTCTTCCATGAAAGGACTAAGCATATAGAGATAGACTGTCACCTTGTTAGAGAGAAGGTACAAGAAGGCTTAATGAGACTGCTCCCTATTTCAACACAAGATCAATTAGCAGACTTTCTGACAAAAGCATTGCCTGCGCCAAAATTCAACAATTTCTTATCCAAGCTTGGATTGCTTGACATATACCAAGCATCAGCTTGTGGGAGGATGTTAAGTGATGCTTCCAGATCAAGCACAAGCAGAA GGGTGGAACGAAACCCTACATTTCCGACTGGCGAGAAGGGCGATGTGGTTGTGGACGGTGACGATGACGGTGAAGAAGGCGGTGAATTGGATGTCAACTGGAATGAGATTGATGGCGGCTGA